A genomic region of bacterium contains the following coding sequences:
- a CDS encoding ribonuclease HI family protein encodes MQIDGSSLGNPGPAGIGVRIVGPDGCVVKEISRYIGTRTNNQAEYEGLLCALSESSGLGPGRVVIRTDSELLYYQMAGRYKVKNPELKVLHAKACELKLEMPNVAIELVRREQNKETDKLAKAAARAADNRPQDRH; translated from the coding sequence GTGCAAATTGACGGGTCTTCGCTGGGCAACCCCGGCCCGGCCGGAATCGGGGTACGCATCGTCGGACCGGATGGTTGCGTAGTCAAGGAAATAAGCCGCTACATCGGCACCCGCACCAACAATCAGGCCGAATACGAAGGCTTGCTCTGTGCCCTGTCGGAAAGCTCCGGGCTCGGCCCCGGGCGAGTCGTGATAAGGACCGATTCCGAGCTCCTGTACTATCAGATGGCGGGCAGGTACAAGGTGAAGAATCCGGAGTTGAAGGTACTGCACGCCAAGGCCTGCGAACTGAAACTGGAGATGCCCAACGTCGCCATCGAGCTGGTCCGTCGGGAACAGAACAAGGAGACCGACAAGCTCGCCAAGGCTGCGGCGCGGGCCGCAGACAACCGGCCGCAGGACCGACATTGA
- the dut gene encoding dUTP diphosphatase has product MKVKIRRLGDVPLPCRQTPGSSGFDLCATEDMTVAAHGFATVGTGIAIELRDRTEAQVRPRSGLAAKHGIGILNSPGTIDADYRGEIKVVLFNTSDRDYQVRRGDRIAQLVFSTVTEVELVEANELSETGRGTGGFGHTGA; this is encoded by the coding sequence ATGAAGGTTAAGATACGGCGACTCGGCGACGTCCCTCTCCCCTGCCGTCAGACACCGGGTTCGTCCGGATTCGACCTCTGTGCGACAGAGGACATGACAGTGGCGGCACACGGTTTCGCAACCGTCGGCACGGGCATAGCCATCGAACTGCGGGACCGGACCGAAGCCCAGGTGCGGCCGAGGTCCGGGCTGGCTGCCAAGCACGGCATTGGCATCCTCAACAGCCCGGGTACAATTGATGCAGACTACCGTGGAGAAATAAAGGTCGTGCTCTTCAATACGTCCGACCGGGACTACCAGGTTCGTCGCGGGGATCGTATTGCCCAACTCGTCTTCAGCACCGTGACGGAAGTCGAACTCGTTGAGGCGAACGAACTCTCTGAGACTGGTCGTGGTACCGGCGGCTTTGGACACACGGGCGCATGA
- a CDS encoding C4-type zinc ribbon domain-containing protein — translation MKESFRLLWHLQQLDTELRTLTEKLNQIPSRVEDLKKAAATVKSELDQAKVDIVEHKKQYKLGEVELKGTEEKAAGYSVQLYSAKTNEQYKAFLKEIEAQKKLKNGIEDRMILLMEETEALDRKVRENEKKSAELDIETARKIEMLDSEKKEIEAAIATRKEQRETTVAEIPAELLKRYERVRASKGGIAVATVRKERCSGCMSPIPAQRILEVERQDHLYLCEACGRILIVEQE, via the coding sequence CGACACGGAGCTGCGTACCCTGACCGAGAAGCTCAACCAGATCCCTTCCCGGGTTGAAGACCTCAAGAAGGCGGCGGCAACGGTGAAGTCGGAGCTGGATCAGGCGAAAGTGGACATAGTCGAGCATAAGAAGCAGTACAAGCTCGGCGAGGTCGAGCTGAAGGGCACCGAGGAAAAGGCTGCCGGCTACTCGGTGCAGCTCTATTCGGCCAAGACCAATGAGCAGTACAAGGCTTTTCTGAAGGAAATCGAGGCCCAGAAGAAGCTGAAGAATGGTATCGAGGACCGGATGATTCTGCTCATGGAGGAGACCGAGGCCCTGGACCGCAAGGTAAGGGAGAACGAGAAGAAGAGCGCCGAGTTGGATATCGAGACGGCGCGCAAGATCGAGATGCTGGACAGTGAGAAGAAGGAGATCGAGGCCGCCATTGCCACCCGCAAGGAGCAGCGGGAGACCACCGTCGCCGAAATCCCGGCCGAGCTGCTGAAGCGATATGAGCGCGTCCGCGCCAGCAAAGGTGGAATCGCCGTCGCCACGGTCCGGAAGGAGCGTTGCAGCGGCTGCATGAGCCCGATTCCCGCTCAACGGATACTGGAAGTCGAACGGCAGGACCACCTCTACCTTTGCGAAGCCTGCGGCCGGATTCTGATCGTCGAGCAGGAATAG